The Deltaproteobacteria bacterium genome window below encodes:
- a CDS encoding DNA-directed RNA polymerase subunit omega has translation MARVTVEDCLARVPNRFALTILASRRARALSEGRGRALIECDNKEGVTALREVSANSVRFREDVDSALLDFIEEQRRQLRVTAGEHTFLEAASLRALEEDEGEADDDEAEVDELQADPEALNKQAASSEDDDTTEADADGDADFEEEGTFGEDDLPDDAAEIDAPGIGDDDAAGGDADETAAAEDEDD, from the coding sequence ATGGCCCGCGTCACCGTCGAGGATTGCCTTGCTCGCGTCCCCAATCGCTTCGCGCTCACGATCCTCGCCTCGCGGCGAGCCCGTGCGCTGAGTGAGGGGCGGGGTCGTGCGTTGATCGAGTGCGACAACAAGGAAGGCGTGACCGCGCTGCGCGAGGTGAGTGCGAACTCGGTCCGCTTCCGCGAGGACGTCGACTCGGCGCTGCTCGACTTCATCGAGGAGCAGCGTCGCCAGCTCCGCGTGACCGCCGGCGAGCACACCTTCCTCGAGGCCGCGTCGCTGCGCGCGCTCGAAGAGGACGAGGGCGAGGCCGACGACGACGAGGCCGAGGTCGACGAGCTGCAGGCCGACCCCGAGGCGCTGAACAAGCAGGCCGCGAGCTCCGAGGACGACGACACCACCGAGGCCGACGCCGACGGCGACGCCGACTTCGAAGAGGAAGGCACCTTCGGCGAAGACGATCTGCCGGACGACGCGGCCGAGATCGACGCGCCCGGCATCGGTGACGACGACGCCGCCGGTGGCGACGCCGACGAGACCGCGGCCGCCGAAGACGAGGACGACTGA
- a CDS encoding acetyl-CoA carboxylase biotin carboxylase subunit produces the protein MRPATAVVQPRRIVPSLRKVLVANRGEIARRVFRTCREHGIATVAVYSDADIDALHALEADEAIAIGPAPARESYLRVEAIIDAARRSGADGIHPGYGFLSERPALASACDAAGIAFIGPPAAAMDVMGDKVRARKAMAAARVPVVPGVDDVVDADHADAVAAEIGFPVMIKASAGGGGKGMRVVTERGAVGAAFAAAQREAEASFGDGRVFIERAVLTARHVEIQLMADAFGNCVWLGERDCSVQRRHQKVIEESPSPSLQMNDEVRARMGEVAVRAALAVGYRSAGTVEFLFEETADGPRFYFLEMNTRLQVEHPVTELCCGRDLVWDQLRVAAGEPLGYGQADVVRRGHAVECRIYAEDPVTFLPRPGRVTTLRWPEGGQVRVDAAVAEGSEVSRHYDPMIAKLATWGRDRDEAIARMRRALRETVVLGVETNLALHRRILDEPDFARGTSVTTRYIAEHPHVTEPTAALSERASAHVAAAAAVAVQRRAGTRGPAAGGGATGGGADNADADALAWRHAARWRR, from the coding sequence ATGCGGCCCGCGACGGCCGTGGTACAACCGCGCCGCATCGTGCCGAGCCTGCGAAAGGTCCTGGTCGCCAACCGCGGTGAGATTGCCAGGCGGGTGTTTCGCACCTGCCGTGAGCATGGCATCGCGACGGTCGCGGTCTACAGCGACGCCGACATCGACGCCCTCCACGCGCTCGAGGCCGACGAGGCGATCGCCATCGGACCCGCGCCCGCGCGGGAGAGCTACCTGCGGGTCGAGGCGATCATCGACGCTGCCCGGCGCAGCGGTGCCGACGGCATCCACCCGGGCTACGGGTTCCTCTCGGAGCGTCCAGCGCTCGCGTCCGCCTGCGATGCCGCCGGCATCGCGTTCATCGGTCCGCCCGCGGCCGCGATGGACGTGATGGGCGACAAGGTCCGCGCGCGCAAGGCCATGGCCGCCGCGCGGGTGCCGGTGGTGCCCGGTGTCGACGACGTCGTCGATGCCGACCACGCGGATGCGGTCGCGGCCGAGATCGGCTTCCCCGTCATGATCAAGGCCAGCGCCGGCGGCGGCGGCAAGGGCATGCGCGTGGTGACCGAGCGGGGCGCCGTCGGGGCCGCGTTCGCAGCGGCGCAGCGCGAGGCCGAGGCCTCGTTCGGCGATGGTCGCGTGTTCATCGAGCGCGCGGTGCTGACCGCCCGCCACGTCGAGATCCAGCTGATGGCCGACGCGTTCGGCAACTGCGTCTGGCTCGGCGAGCGCGACTGCTCGGTGCAGCGTCGCCACCAGAAGGTGATCGAGGAATCGCCTTCACCCAGCCTGCAGATGAACGACGAGGTGCGCGCGCGCATGGGCGAGGTCGCGGTGCGGGCTGCACTCGCGGTCGGCTATCGCAGCGCCGGCACCGTCGAGTTCCTGTTCGAGGAGACCGCCGACGGCCCGCGCTTCTACTTCCTCGAGATGAACACCCGCCTGCAGGTGGAACACCCGGTGACCGAGCTGTGCTGCGGTCGCGATCTCGTGTGGGATCAGCTGCGGGTGGCGGCCGGCGAGCCGCTCGGCTACGGCCAGGCCGACGTCGTGCGACGCGGTCACGCGGTGGAGTGCCGCATCTACGCCGAGGATCCGGTGACATTCCTGCCGCGGCCCGGTCGCGTGACGACGCTGCGCTGGCCCGAGGGCGGCCAGGTGCGGGTCGACGCTGCGGTCGCCGAGGGCAGCGAGGTGTCGCGGCACTACGACCCGATGATCGCCAAGCTCGCGACCTGGGGTCGCGATCGCGACGAGGCGATCGCGCGCATGCGTCGGGCGCTGCGCGAGACGGTGGTGCTCGGCGTCGAGACCAACCTCGCGCTGCACCGGCGGATCCTCGACGAGCCCGACTTTGCGCGGGGGACTTCGGTCACGACCCGCTACATCGCGGAGCATCCCCACGTGACCGAGCCCACGGCCGCGCTGTCGGAGCGGGCGAGTGCGCACGTCGCCGCCGCAGCCGCGGTGGCCGTGCAACGGCGCGCCGGCACGCGCGGCCCCGCCGCAGGCGGTGGCGCCACCGGTGGCGGCGCAGACAATGCCGACGCCGACGCACTCGCGTGGCGTCACGCCGCACGTTGGCGGCGCTGA
- a CDS encoding CTP synthase: protein MRPGRSKRTKFIFVTGGVASSLGKGLTAASMGALLEARGLTVGLQKLDPYLNVDPGTMNPTQHGEVFVTDDGAETDLDLGHYERFVSHRMTRHSNYTSGQIYESVIRKERRGDYLGQTVQVIPHVTNEIKEAITAASDGVDVLIVEIGGTVGDIESLPFLEAIRQLRLEVGRENAVFVHLTLLPYIATAGELKTKPTQHSVMKMREIGIQPDLLVCRSDQRIDRSTRDKIAMFTNVQMDCVIPLEDKPTIYEVPLALHEAGLDDKLCDLLNIWSRDPQLGEWQRIVESIRAPKQRVKIAMVGKYVDLAESYKSLSEALVHGGIAHAAAVDITYVDAEEIVVRGAAKLLRGMAGVLVPGGFGQRGSEGKIEAIRYARENKIPFLGICLGMQMAVIEYARDVAGITGAQSREFAPTGSDCVIDLMSDQAEVIDKGGTMRLGAYECQLVPGTLSAKIYGAPLISERHRHRYEVNNDYRAKLEGAGLVLSGLSPDARLVEMVELPTSAHPFFVGCQFHPEFRSRPTAPHPLFAAYIAAVTDYARAQM from the coding sequence ATGCGACCCGGGCGATCCAAGCGAACCAAGTTCATCTTCGTCACCGGCGGCGTCGCGTCGTCGCTCGGCAAGGGCCTGACCGCCGCGAGCATGGGCGCGTTGCTCGAGGCACGCGGGCTCACCGTTGGCCTGCAGAAGCTCGACCCGTACCTCAACGTCGACCCCGGCACGATGAACCCCACCCAGCACGGTGAGGTGTTCGTCACCGACGATGGCGCCGAGACGGATCTCGACCTCGGACACTACGAGCGCTTTGTGTCGCATCGCATGACGCGGCACAGCAACTACACCTCGGGGCAGATCTACGAGTCCGTCATCCGCAAGGAGCGGCGCGGCGACTACCTCGGGCAGACGGTGCAGGTCATCCCGCACGTCACCAACGAGATCAAAGAGGCCATCACCGCGGCGTCCGACGGCGTCGACGTGCTGATCGTCGAGATCGGCGGCACCGTCGGCGACATCGAGAGTCTGCCGTTCCTCGAGGCGATTCGACAGCTGCGGCTCGAGGTCGGCCGCGAGAACGCGGTGTTCGTGCACCTGACGCTGCTGCCCTACATCGCCACCGCCGGCGAGCTGAAGACCAAGCCGACCCAGCACTCGGTCATGAAGATGCGGGAGATCGGCATCCAGCCCGATCTGCTGGTGTGCCGCAGCGACCAGCGCATCGATCGCTCGACCCGCGACAAGATCGCGATGTTCACCAACGTGCAGATGGACTGCGTGATCCCACTGGAGGACAAGCCGACCATCTACGAGGTGCCGCTGGCGCTGCACGAGGCCGGGCTCGACGACAAGCTGTGCGACCTACTCAACATCTGGAGCCGCGATCCCCAGCTCGGCGAGTGGCAGCGCATCGTGGAGTCGATCCGCGCACCCAAGCAGCGCGTGAAGATCGCGATGGTCGGCAAGTACGTCGACCTCGCCGAGTCGTACAAGAGCCTCTCCGAGGCGCTCGTGCACGGTGGTATCGCGCACGCCGCCGCGGTCGACATCACCTACGTCGATGCCGAGGAGATCGTGGTGCGTGGCGCCGCCAAGCTGCTGCGGGGCATGGCCGGCGTGTTGGTGCCCGGTGGTTTCGGACAGCGGGGCAGCGAGGGCAAGATCGAGGCGATTCGCTATGCCCGCGAGAACAAGATCCCGTTCCTGGGCATCTGCCTCGGCATGCAGATGGCGGTCATCGAGTACGCGCGCGACGTCGCCGGGATCACCGGCGCACAGAGCCGCGAGTTCGCGCCCACCGGCTCCGACTGCGTCATCGATCTGATGAGCGATCAGGCCGAGGTGATCGACAAGGGCGGGACCATGCGGCTGGGCGCCTACGAGTGTCAGCTGGTGCCCGGTACGTTGTCGGCGAAGATCTACGGCGCGCCGCTGATCTCGGAGCGCCATCGTCACCGCTACGAGGTCAACAACGACTACCGCGCGAAGCTCGAGGGCGCCGGCCTGGTGCTGTCGGGGCTGTCGCCCGACGCGCGGCTGGTCGAGATGGTCGAGCTGCCGACCAGCGCGCACCCGTTCTTCGTGGGCTGCCAGTTCCACCCGGAGTTCCGCAGCCGCCCGACGGCGCCGCACCCGTTGTTCGCGGCGTACATCGCCGCGGTCACGGACTACGCGCGCGCACAGATGTAG
- the rpoN gene encoding RNA polymerase factor sigma-54 yields MALNMRQELRMSQQLVMTPQLQQAIKLLQLSRIELQDLVRGELLENPLLDEHAELGSTVDEPVSSVEMQDGLDTQRDDAGDRSATRERAEELKVDDGPKDNFDWEAYLENYSYAPATGSGVRVENDEMPSLEATASRPETLAEHLMWQIRLSNFTPVEEDIAEWIVRSLSPAGYMRDQTVPQISKRSGYSCLRIEEVLRRIQNLDPVSIAARNLSEALWVQVNHPDDPIEDPLVRAIISKHLGNLEKRAYPAIARDTGENIEEVYEAAKIVLGLEPRPARAYASEEPQYIVPDVYIAKIGEEYIVTLNDDGLPKLKISGFYRGAMGQSREAKEYITERLRSAQWLIRSIQQRQRTILKVTKSILKFQREFFDRGVEHLRPLILKDVAEDIQMHESTVSRVTTNKYVHTPQGIFELKYFFNAGISRSNGDDLASEAVKTKIKVLIDDEDTSHPYSDQRLVELLKADGIDIARRTVAKYREQLGLLSSSKRRRLF; encoded by the coding sequence ATGGCCCTCAACATGCGCCAAGAGCTGCGGATGAGCCAGCAGCTGGTGATGACGCCGCAGCTGCAGCAGGCCATCAAGCTGCTCCAACTCTCGCGCATCGAGCTGCAGGACCTCGTGCGCGGGGAGCTGCTCGAGAACCCGCTGCTCGACGAACACGCCGAGTTGGGCTCGACGGTCGACGAGCCGGTGTCGTCGGTCGAGATGCAGGACGGTCTCGACACCCAACGTGACGACGCCGGCGATCGCAGCGCCACCCGCGAGCGCGCCGAGGAGCTCAAGGTCGACGATGGTCCCAAGGACAACTTCGACTGGGAGGCCTACCTCGAGAACTACAGCTACGCGCCGGCGACCGGCTCGGGCGTGCGGGTCGAGAACGACGAGATGCCGTCGCTCGAGGCCACCGCGTCGCGGCCCGAGACCCTGGCCGAGCACCTGATGTGGCAGATCCGGCTGTCGAACTTCACGCCGGTCGAAGAGGACATCGCCGAGTGGATCGTGCGCTCGCTGTCGCCGGCGGGCTACATGCGCGACCAGACGGTGCCGCAGATCTCGAAGCGCTCGGGCTACTCCTGCCTGCGCATCGAGGAGGTGCTGCGGCGGATCCAGAACCTCGATCCGGTGTCGATCGCCGCGCGCAACCTCTCGGAGGCGCTGTGGGTGCAGGTCAACCACCCCGACGATCCCATCGAGGATCCGTTGGTGCGAGCGATCATCTCCAAGCACCTGGGCAACCTCGAGAAGCGCGCCTACCCGGCGATCGCCCGCGACACGGGCGAGAACATCGAAGAGGTCTACGAGGCCGCCAAGATCGTGCTCGGCCTCGAGCCGCGCCCCGCGCGGGCCTACGCGTCGGAGGAGCCGCAGTACATCGTGCCCGACGTGTACATCGCCAAGATCGGCGAGGAGTACATCGTCACGCTCAACGACGACGGCCTGCCCAAGCTCAAGATCAGCGGCTTCTACCGCGGCGCCATGGGCCAGAGCCGCGAGGCCAAGGAGTACATCACCGAGCGGCTGCGCTCGGCGCAGTGGCTGATCCGTTCGATCCAGCAGCGGCAGCGCACCATCCTCAAGGTCACCAAGAGCATCCTCAAGTTCCAGCGCGAGTTCTTCGATCGCGGGGTCGAACACCTGCGGCCGCTCATCCTCAAGGACGTCGCCGAGGACATCCAGATGCACGAGTCGACGGTCAGCCGCGTGACCACCAACAAGTACGTGCACACGCCGCAGGGCATCTTCGAGCTCAAGTACTTCTTCAACGCCGGCATCAGCCGTAGCAACGGCGACGACCTCGCGTCCGAGGCGGTCAAGACCAAGATCAAGGTGCTCATCGACGACGAAGACACCTCCCACCCGTACAGCGATCAACGCCTGGTCGAGCTGCTCAAGGCCGACGGCATCGACATCGCGCGGCGCACGGTCGCGAAGTACCGCGAGCAGCTGGGCCTGTTGTCGAGCAGCAAGCGGCGGCGGCTCTTCTAG
- the hprK gene encoding HPr(Ser) kinase/phosphatase, giving the protein MRREAWVEVRQLLSEGTAGLQLQLLSNWGGLERRIARPRIQKPGLALAGFTKHVYPDRVQVLGLTEIDYLLSLEPGMVAQALRLYLARDPCVLVVTRGLEPPDALVDAARDAGVPLLGSPLMSSTFISRITRRLEELLAPTASIHGVLVDVLGVGVLLIGRSGVGKSEAALDLVLKGHRLVADDVVEVTVRPPDTVWGAANDLHQHHMEIRGMGILNITHLFGVAAVRDNKKIEVVVELSEVDEGDFDRLGTEGQVWPILGVDVPLVRMPLRPGRNIASLIEVVARNQLLKYRGHDSAREFQDKINARLAAAGGGDWSPEPLPAGSSGIIPMTEVE; this is encoded by the coding sequence ATGCGCCGCGAGGCCTGGGTCGAAGTTCGCCAGCTGCTGTCCGAGGGCACCGCCGGTCTACAGCTGCAGCTGCTCTCGAACTGGGGTGGCCTCGAGCGACGCATCGCGCGGCCGCGCATCCAGAAGCCGGGGCTCGCGCTGGCCGGCTTCACCAAGCACGTGTACCCCGATCGCGTGCAGGTGCTGGGGCTGACCGAGATCGACTATCTGCTCAGCCTCGAGCCCGGCATGGTCGCGCAGGCGCTGCGCCTGTACCTCGCCCGCGATCCCTGCGTGCTGGTCGTGACGCGCGGGCTCGAGCCGCCCGACGCGCTCGTCGACGCTGCGCGTGATGCCGGCGTGCCGCTGCTGGGCTCGCCATTGATGAGCTCGACCTTCATCTCGCGCATCACCCGACGGCTCGAGGAGCTGCTCGCGCCGACCGCCAGCATCCACGGCGTGCTGGTCGATGTGCTCGGCGTCGGCGTGCTGCTCATCGGCCGCAGCGGCGTGGGCAAGAGCGAGGCCGCGCTCGACCTCGTGCTCAAGGGGCACCGCCTGGTCGCCGACGACGTCGTCGAGGTCACGGTGCGCCCGCCCGACACCGTGTGGGGGGCCGCCAACGATCTCCATCAGCACCACATGGAGATCCGCGGCATGGGCATCCTCAACATCACGCACCTGTTCGGCGTGGCGGCCGTGCGCGACAACAAGAAGATCGAGGTGGTCGTCGAGCTGTCCGAGGTCGACGAGGGCGACTTCGACCGCCTCGGTACCGAGGGCCAGGTCTGGCCGATCCTCGGCGTCGACGTGCCGCTGGTGCGCATGCCGCTGCGACCGGGTCGCAACATCGCCTCGCTCATCGAGGTCGTCGCGCGCAACCAGCTGCTCAAGTACCGCGGGCACGACAGCGCGCGGGAGTTCCAGGACAAGATCAACGCCCGCTTGGCCGCCGCCGGCGGCGGTGACTGGAGCCCCGAGCCGCTGCCGGCCGGCTCGTCGGGCATCATCCCGATGACGGAGGTCGAGTGA
- the rapZ gene encoding RNase adapter RapZ — MRLSIISGLSGGGKSTALRALEDLGVFCVDNCPIPLLPELVELVQRSDPERAVAVCVDARDTQHLAAFTEIHARLEQAGVAIEVLFVEAANEVLVRRFAETRRLHPMGELPAAIDLERAALATIRERATTIVDSSMLVGRALRQLVRDRYAGGTGLRVVLQSFAFRRGVPSEADMVFDCRFLANPYEDPQLRALSGLHEPVARFVLEQADAREFLGHVETMVQFVIPRMRAEGRSYLTVALGCTGGQHRSVALVEALKQRIVGMAVDNERVRVVVRHRDVGRST; from the coding sequence ATGCGGCTGTCGATCATCTCCGGGCTGTCGGGCGGCGGCAAGTCGACCGCCCTGCGCGCGCTCGAGGACCTCGGGGTCTTCTGCGTCGACAACTGCCCGATCCCGCTGCTGCCGGAGCTCGTCGAGCTGGTGCAGCGCAGCGACCCCGAGCGTGCGGTCGCGGTCTGTGTCGACGCCCGCGACACCCAGCACCTGGCCGCCTTCACCGAGATCCATGCCCGGCTCGAGCAGGCCGGCGTCGCGATCGAGGTGCTGTTCGTCGAGGCCGCCAACGAGGTGCTCGTGCGGCGCTTCGCGGAGACCCGTCGATTGCATCCCATGGGCGAGCTGCCGGCGGCGATCGATCTCGAGCGCGCCGCGCTGGCGACGATCCGCGAGCGCGCGACCACCATCGTCGACAGCAGCATGCTGGTCGGCCGAGCCCTGCGGCAGCTGGTGCGCGACCGCTACGCCGGCGGCACCGGGCTGCGCGTGGTGCTGCAGTCGTTCGCGTTCCGCCGCGGCGTGCCCAGCGAGGCTGACATGGTGTTCGACTGTCGCTTCCTCGCCAACCCCTACGAAGACCCGCAGCTGCGCGCGCTCTCGGGGCTGCACGAGCCGGTCGCGCGGTTCGTGCTCGAGCAGGCCGACGCCCGCGAGTTCCTCGGACACGTCGAGACCATGGTTCAGTTCGTGATTCCCCGAATGCGCGCCGAGGGGCGCTCGTACCTGACGGTCGCGCTCGGGTGTACTGGCGGCCAGCACCGATCGGTCGCGCTGGTCGAGGCGCTCAAGCAGCGCATCGTCGGCATGGCCGTCGACAACGAGCGCGTACGGGTGGTCGTGCGTCATCGTGACGTCGGGAGGTCGACATGA